A genomic segment from Sandaracinaceae bacterium encodes:
- a CDS encoding TIGR03960 family B12-binding radical SAM protein produces the protein MDRREHPYLPFLHQVQGPAKYLGGEPGEIHKDWDSVSCRVLLGFPDMYEIGMSHLGYKILYGLINAHPKLLAERCYAVWPDMEAKLRQHEVPLLSLESGRPLRDFDIVGFSLQFELTYTNILQMLDLGGIPRWAHERGETDPLVIAGGPVATHAEPIAPFIDVFLIGDGEAKLPEVMLAWAALRDAGVPRRERLVALAKLGGLYVPALYETMLSPDTGLLVVEPGHPDAPYPVERTFVANLDEYPFPTGGPVAATETIFDRVSVEVARGCTEGCRFCQAGMIYRPVRERGPQQIIDTIVTAVKNGGYDEASLTSLSTADYSAIAPLVQQTMKALEGQRVNVSVSSLRAYGLSEDVLDDMKSQRAGGLTFAPEAGTQRMRDVVNKNVTEEQLLETAERVFSRGWKKMKLYFMIGLPTEEDEDVEGIVWTGHRAWKRGAEARRDNRGEVTVSVSTFVPKPHTPFQWSAMNDYDEVRRKQRILRDAARRSKVKLKVHDSKGSWLEGVLARGDRRLANVISDAYDGGCRFDSWDDQMKLGVWSDAMAAHQIDTAALLGTLPVTARLPWDHLDVGLEDGFLAREYRKALKNKLSPPCGKVAGAFIHHTNVKDASADTRRLVCYDCGIACDMTEMREERLVRLRVLGAEEPRHALPNVTVDPGQPEADDHELSTAQQTLNALAEAEAAQDAAEAAEAARDAESDATPSNPQTPYVNVPHTRKDQGERMRLRLAFQKTGRFAFQGHLDLVRLFPRMFRRLDMPMYYTEGFHPRPEMTFSPALSLGIPSLGEFLDLKLRAGFVAEAEVDDLLERLNGVAFEGVRFTGARVLGPNDPALGRILTDAEWVAAIPRSAIPSLGFADEAALRAHVEARAASDSIEVVRRVKGIGRVINVRQILREVAVGEGHDKLAEAGLVGDLIPVRFTTWMRAEGSAKPLEVIAALLSAEATDELPVRLVRSGLFGVRNGERHSPMDLAAFRTPHSARLQDTDASSADDIDVGEVEAAS, from the coding sequence ATGGATCGTCGCGAGCACCCCTACCTCCCCTTCCTCCACCAAGTGCAGGGCCCCGCCAAGTACCTGGGCGGCGAGCCCGGCGAGATCCACAAGGACTGGGACTCGGTCAGCTGCCGCGTCCTCCTCGGCTTCCCCGACATGTACGAGATCGGGATGAGCCACCTTGGCTACAAGATCCTGTACGGGCTCATCAACGCGCACCCGAAGCTCTTGGCCGAGCGCTGCTACGCGGTGTGGCCCGACATGGAGGCGAAGCTCCGCCAGCACGAGGTGCCGCTGCTCTCGCTCGAGTCGGGGCGGCCGCTGCGCGACTTCGACATCGTGGGCTTCTCGCTGCAGTTCGAGCTCACCTACACCAACATCCTGCAGATGCTGGACCTGGGTGGCATCCCGCGCTGGGCGCACGAGCGCGGGGAGACCGACCCGCTGGTCATCGCGGGCGGCCCCGTGGCCACACACGCGGAGCCCATCGCGCCGTTCATCGACGTGTTCCTGATCGGCGACGGCGAGGCCAAGCTGCCCGAGGTCATGCTCGCCTGGGCGGCCCTGCGTGACGCTGGCGTGCCGCGCCGTGAGCGCCTGGTGGCGCTGGCCAAGCTGGGCGGGCTGTACGTGCCCGCGCTCTACGAGACCATGCTCTCTCCGGACACCGGCCTCTTGGTGGTGGAGCCCGGTCACCCCGACGCGCCCTACCCGGTGGAGCGCACGTTCGTCGCGAACCTGGACGAGTATCCCTTCCCGACCGGCGGGCCCGTGGCCGCCACCGAGACCATCTTCGACCGGGTCTCCGTGGAGGTCGCGCGCGGCTGCACCGAGGGCTGCCGCTTCTGCCAGGCCGGCATGATCTACCGCCCGGTGCGCGAGCGCGGGCCGCAGCAGATCATCGACACCATCGTGACGGCCGTGAAGAACGGCGGCTACGACGAGGCCTCGCTCACGTCGCTGTCCACCGCCGACTACAGCGCCATCGCGCCGCTGGTGCAGCAGACCATGAAGGCCCTCGAGGGGCAGCGCGTGAACGTGAGCGTGAGCTCGCTGCGCGCCTACGGCCTGAGCGAGGACGTGCTGGACGACATGAAGTCGCAGCGCGCCGGCGGCCTCACGTTCGCGCCCGAAGCGGGCACGCAGCGCATGCGCGACGTGGTGAACAAGAACGTCACGGAAGAGCAGCTGCTCGAGACGGCCGAGCGCGTGTTCTCGCGCGGCTGGAAGAAGATGAAGCTCTACTTCATGATCGGGCTTCCCACCGAGGAAGACGAAGACGTGGAGGGCATCGTCTGGACGGGGCACCGCGCGTGGAAGCGAGGCGCCGAGGCCCGCCGCGACAACCGTGGCGAGGTCACGGTGAGCGTGTCCACGTTCGTGCCCAAGCCGCACACGCCCTTCCAGTGGTCGGCCATGAACGACTACGACGAGGTGCGCCGGAAGCAGCGCATCCTGCGGGACGCCGCGCGCCGCAGTAAGGTGAAGCTCAAGGTGCACGACTCGAAGGGCTCGTGGCTGGAGGGCGTCTTGGCGCGCGGCGACCGACGCCTGGCGAACGTGATCTCCGACGCGTACGACGGCGGCTGCCGGTTCGACTCGTGGGACGACCAGATGAAGCTCGGCGTGTGGAGCGACGCCATGGCCGCGCACCAGATCGACACGGCGGCGCTGCTGGGCACCCTGCCCGTGACCGCGCGGCTGCCCTGGGACCACCTGGACGTGGGGCTCGAGGACGGCTTCTTGGCGCGCGAGTACAGGAAAGCCCTCAAGAACAAGCTCAGCCCGCCGTGCGGCAAGGTGGCCGGCGCGTTCATCCACCACACCAACGTGAAGGACGCCAGCGCCGACACGCGCCGGCTGGTCTGCTACGACTGCGGCATCGCGTGCGACATGACCGAGATGCGCGAGGAGCGCTTGGTGCGCCTGCGCGTGCTCGGCGCCGAGGAGCCTCGCCACGCGCTGCCCAACGTCACCGTCGATCCCGGCCAGCCGGAGGCAGACGACCACGAGCTGAGCACGGCGCAGCAGACCCTGAACGCCCTCGCGGAAGCGGAGGCGGCTCAAGACGCGGCGGAAGCGGCCGAAGCAGCGCGTGACGCCGAGAGCGACGCCACCCCGAGCAACCCGCAGACGCCCTACGTGAACGTGCCGCACACGCGCAAGGACCAGGGCGAGCGCATGCGCCTGCGCCTCGCGTTCCAGAAGACGGGGCGCTTCGCGTTCCAGGGGCACCTCGACCTGGTGCGCCTGTTCCCGCGCATGTTCCGCCGCCTGGACATGCCCATGTACTACACCGAGGGCTTCCACCCGCGGCCCGAGATGACCTTCTCGCCGGCGCTCTCGCTGGGCATCCCCAGCCTCGGCGAGTTCCTGGACCTCAAGCTGCGCGCCGGGTTCGTGGCCGAGGCCGAGGTGGACGACCTGCTCGAGCGACTCAACGGCGTGGCCTTCGAGGGTGTGCGCTTCACCGGCGCGCGGGTGCTGGGGCCCAACGACCCTGCGCTCGGGCGCATCCTGACCGACGCCGAGTGGGTGGCCGCCATCCCGCGGTCCGCGATCCCGTCCCTGGGCTTCGCCGACGAGGCCGCGTTGCGCGCGCACGTGGAGGCCCGCGCGGCGAGCGACAGCATCGAGGTGGTGCGCCGCGTGAAGGGCATCGGCCGGGTCATCAACGTGCGTCAGATCCTGCGCGAGGTGGCCGTGGGTGAGGGCCACGACAAGCTCGCCGAGGCCGGCCTGGTGGGCGACCTGATCCCCGTGCGCTTCACCACGTGGATGCGCGCCGAGGGCAGCGCCAAGCCGCTCGAGGTGATCGCCGCGCTGCTGTCGGCCGAAGCGACCGACGAGCTGCCGGTTCGCCTGGTGCGCAGCGGGCTGTTCGGCGTGCGCAACGGGGAGCGCCACTCGCCCATGGACCTGGCCGCCTTCCGCACCCCCCACTCCGCACGCCTGCAAGACACCGACGCGAGCAGCGCGGACGACATCGACGTGGGCGAGGTCGAGGCCGCCTCGTGA
- the ltrA gene encoding group II intron reverse transcriptase/maturase → MVQKSKQLELPFEGRGETPRAERSGQATSATTGNEGPGMDALMERVLDHTNVQRALKRVRGNKGSPGIDGMTVDELPEWMKDHWVRVREELLADTYQPHAVRRVMIPKPGGGERMLGIPTVLDRLIQQALLQVLQPPFDATFSEHSHGFRPGRGAHGAMREVCAIVDGGKRWVVDVDLEKFFDRVNHDVLMGKLAKRIVDRRVLRLIRRYLNAGVMANGVTVERHEGTPQGGPLSPLLANVLLDEVDKELEQRGHAFVRYADDLRVFVRTKRAGERVMRSLVTLFGRLRLRVNDAKSAVARATARPFLGFALWQAPGGATKLRVAPKALHTMKDRVRELTRRTRGRSLAEVVQSLAAYLNGWLGYFRVASRGKRFRELDEWIRHRLRAYQLKQWKRGPTVFRELRVRGLSADAAAQVAGNARRWWRNSAMAINAAIPIAFFDGLGLPRLAL, encoded by the coding sequence ATGGTCCAGAAGTCCAAGCAGTTGGAGCTTCCGTTCGAAGGTAGGGGTGAAACCCCGAGAGCAGAGCGGAGTGGGCAAGCGACGTCGGCGACGACCGGAAACGAAGGCCCAGGAATGGACGCGCTCATGGAGCGTGTGCTCGATCACACGAACGTGCAGCGCGCATTGAAGAGAGTGAGAGGGAACAAGGGGAGTCCCGGTATCGACGGGATGACGGTGGATGAGCTGCCGGAGTGGATGAAGGACCATTGGGTACGTGTCCGCGAGGAACTCCTCGCGGACACGTACCAACCCCACGCGGTGCGCCGCGTGATGATCCCGAAGCCCGGGGGTGGCGAGCGCATGCTCGGCATCCCCACGGTGCTCGACCGCTTGATTCAGCAGGCCCTGTTGCAGGTCTTGCAGCCGCCGTTCGACGCGACCTTCTCGGAGCACAGCCACGGATTCCGCCCAGGACGAGGAGCACACGGCGCCATGCGCGAGGTGTGCGCCATCGTCGACGGAGGGAAGCGGTGGGTGGTGGACGTGGACCTGGAGAAGTTCTTCGACCGCGTGAACCACGACGTGCTCATGGGGAAGCTCGCGAAACGAATAGTGGACCGGCGAGTGCTGAGGCTCATCCGCCGCTACCTGAACGCAGGCGTGATGGCGAACGGGGTCACGGTGGAGCGACACGAGGGCACACCGCAAGGTGGCCCACTGTCGCCCTTACTTGCGAACGTGCTCCTCGACGAAGTCGACAAGGAGTTGGAGCAGCGCGGCCACGCGTTCGTCCGCTACGCGGACGACCTGCGCGTGTTCGTGCGGACAAAGAGAGCCGGCGAACGCGTCATGCGCTCACTGGTGACACTCTTCGGCCGACTCCGCCTCCGCGTCAACGACGCCAAGAGCGCGGTGGCTCGGGCGACCGCGCGACCCTTCCTCGGCTTCGCGCTGTGGCAGGCTCCCGGGGGCGCAACGAAGCTACGGGTGGCGCCCAAGGCTCTTCACACCATGAAGGACCGAGTGCGCGAGCTCACGCGTCGAACGCGTGGGCGCAGCCTCGCCGAAGTCGTCCAGTCCCTCGCCGCCTACCTGAACGGCTGGCTCGGATACTTCCGAGTCGCTTCGAGAGGGAAGCGGTTTAGGGAGCTAGACGAGTGGATCCGTCATCGACTGCGGGCCTACCAGCTCAAACAATGGAAACGCGGCCCAACCGTGTTCCGTGAGCTGCGGGTCCGGGGGCTGAGCGCCGACGCTGCCGCACAGGTGGCGGGCAACGCACGGCGCTGGTGGCGGAACTCGGCCATGGCCATCAACGCCGCAATCCCCATCGCCTTCTTCGACGGGCTAGGCCTCCCACGCCTCGCCCTCTGA